The following DNA comes from Pelotomaculum isophthalicicum JI.
TTGACTTCACTAAAGCCACCCTCTTTCGTTTATTAGCATAATGTGCCATTATTTTATGTTATCATCACAATGTTGCCGTTTTATGTCAATATAAAAACCCTACTTAATTGCAGGTAGGGTTTAAAGTTGAAACTATTCAATTCGGGTCAACGTCTTGGGATTAGCATTCCCTATTAACCAATAGCCCGAGTCACCTATTGCTAAATAATGGTGCGCCCGGCAGGAATCGAACCTGCGCTTCCGGCTCCGGAGGCCGGCGCTCTATCCCCTGAGCTACGGGCGCATACTCATGGCAAGTAGTTTGGGTAGAAGCAACTTTATTTTATATTTTACACAGGGAGGTGCAGCAAAATGATATCATTTCTACACAAAGTTAAAACACCTTTATTATTAAAATTTATTTTACTTGCCGTTATTATTAGTTTATGTGTAGCATCACCTTCTTTAGCGGTTACTACTCTCAATGAGGACCGTTCAATAAAGATTTCTTGAATTATATTAACTTTACGAATTTTAGCAACGTACAAAGCGATCCTTCAAGCTCTACACCTGAACACGGTCTCGGGTTTATTCCCGAACCACTTGTTCTTTCCCAATTAAATGGGCAAATTGCCCCAATGACCCGCGAGCTAATTGGTTATCATAATAAATCTTACCTTGATCAAAATGCCTGCCAACAATTAATGGGCTCCTCAGGTAATACAAGCATAATAAACGGCCACGAGGGACTTCTTGGTCTATTTCACCATATTGGCTCCCGACTTTTTCTAACTATGTCCGTTAAGCCTGTTGATAGTATCTTTGTTTTATCGTCTTATTGGCATAACCCGGGTTGTTATCCATCTCTACTTAAGCATTCCTGCAACGTGTCGGCAAACAAATCTTTCAATTCGCAATGTACGTCCGATCAAGACTATTTTTTGCATTTTGTTTTAAAGTGAAAAGAAGTTCATCAGAAGCGCCTAACTTTTGTACAACACGGTATGCTACAATATCCGCCATAACTTCAGCATCATCATTTGTTAAAGCAGCTAGTGGCTCCTTTGAGTATAAATAACGGTAGGTTTCTTTTGTTATTATACTCGCAATTAATGGTGTCTCCTGGTTAACAGGCGTATATCCAAAATCACTACACATATTTATAACGTTACCAGTTAGCCAAGCAGCCTTATCTCCATTTTTTTCCTCGGCAAAGCGTATTTCTGCAATATTGTTTTGTATTACCGTATATGTTTCTGGCGATTGATTTTTTAACAGCGCAAGTGCTTTATTCACCTTCTGTTCTAAATCATAAGATCCATAAATCTTTAAAGCCGGCTTGCGGTTGTCTAGTATCACTGTTTGGTCTGAATCCTGCCAAGTTACATTATAGCCAAGAGCCTGGGAAACTAACCTTATTGGCACAAAAACCCTGTTCTGGTACATTATTGGTGACGGATTGGAATCAATTTGCTGCCCATTGATAACCAGCTTAATAGGCGTATCGGCAAGTGCTAAAGTTGTAACAGTAAGTACCACAACCATGAAGCATAAAAGGATTACACCAAAACGTTTCATAAATATTTCCTCCTTTAATAAAATTATATTGTTTTTAAATATCTCCTAATTTCTTAGTATTTCACATTATGGTTAGATAACAGCTCCTGCTATTACATCAATGTGTAATTATGAATAGTATAGTCAACTCTCTTACAAAATGGTATAGAACGTTGTATTGCTTGGGCGTCTCACTTATCAAAGGCCGTTCCAATTATTACAGGAATGCACCTTTAATGATATAATGCTTCTCTTTTAACCTTAAAATTCCTCTCACATAATGCAATATTTTGTTGCGGCCAGCAATATTTGAACCCGAATCAGTCTATATGGTTAGAATTACATGACCCTTACGAGGGTTTTTCTTTTTTGGGGAGAAGAAGTGTAACAGAAAAAACGAAGAGGCGTTAACCCTGT
Coding sequences within:
- a CDS encoding copper amine oxidase N-terminal domain-containing protein gives rise to the protein MKRFGVILLCFMVVVLTVTTLALADTPIKLVINGQQIDSNPSPIMYQNRVFVPIRLVSQALGYNVTWQDSDQTVILDNRKPALKIYGSYDLEQKVNKALALLKNQSPETYTVIQNNIAEIRFAEEKNGDKAAWLTGNVINMCSDFGYTPVNQETPLIASIITKETYRYLYSKEPLAALTNDDAEVMADIVAYRVVQKLGASDELLFTLKQNAKNSLDRTYIAN